The Gossypium hirsutum isolate 1008001.06 chromosome D02, Gossypium_hirsutum_v2.1, whole genome shotgun sequence region GTGCTGGACTTTGGCAGAGTTCACTAAATGGAATTCCAGTAATTCTTTATGAAAAAAGGAAATCAAATCAATGGACTGGGAACGAATTTTCAGAGTGAAGCAGATAGCTAACCTAGTTTTGTCTAGTCCAAAAGGATAAGgtcatttgaaatttatttataatatataaataaaataaaattttaataatgagACGAGTTCTCAATCCATTCATATTTAtcccaaattaaataaatacttCATAGAATTTTatcagaattttttttatttatataaacaaatgTTGGTTTTGTgggtttatataaataaattaatatcatctatttatagtttctcttaaaaaaataaaagtcaagctaagaaataaataaaagatgcaGTGATGGTGCTGTAGATCTGAAACATTTAGGTTGGGGGGATTGAAGCATTAATGTCAATAGCGATTCAACAATACTATATAGGTGTTTAtctttatattgaaatttaaatttcgggtgaatttcaaacttttatttGCTTCagcttatattttaattatttatatttgaaatgttacgttttagtcacttatgttattgttTCGTTACGAAGCGGTCACTCTATCGTTAAACTCGTTACCTGACAGTCTTACGTGACCGTTCAAATAAGTTTTGAATGCCAGCTTGGATATCCACgtaacataaatttttaattaaataaatttaatttggacagCCACGTAGGATATCCAAGTTGGTATTTAAAACGCATTTGAATTGCCGTGTAGGACTGCCGTTGGGGAGGTAATGGAATTTAACGGTGGAGTGACCACTTCATAACAgaacaataacgtaagtgactaaaatgtaacatttaaaacataaatgactaaaatacaatttgaggcaaacaaaaatgactatttttgtagtttatccaaaaatataaatataaatttcaaaataaaaaaatatgagagACAGAATTATGACATTAatctaactaatttaataaatatctgcAGAACATCATTATCAAAGccaataaaaattgaaaaatgaaaagtcAAAATTCGATCCAAATCGAATCCCGACATGCTATTATTATTGATGTTGTTGGCCCTACGTTATTAAGCTTACTTCCATTTGTAAGGGTGAAGCTTCAAAGTAAAGCCTTAAAATCATACTCCACCTCTCTGCTTCCCTCTCAAGTCACGGCGGCGGCGCCACCTACTTTGAGCTGCTTCTAGCTGAAACCATCGACTACCGAATAACAAAAGAGGAAGAAACCTGACGGAACCATCCGTGGCCGCCTCCTCCTTTTCCCCGCCGCGTGGGGATGCCGATATTGAGGCTCTTCGCCCTCCTGCATTGGCTGACCCACCGCAACTCCCACCGCTGCAACCTCCTCAGTCAGACGCTATGATATCATCTAGGGACCCGCACGCGCTCTTTAGTGGCGGCGGCATAAGGTTCTCcaacttctctctcttttttttttctgtttactAAGTAGCCATATAGCTTCATCAAACTAGAGTATCGCactgaaaaaaaattgtttggaaattattctgtttttctttttgttaatcATATAATCGTTTGGCTTGTTCTATTTTGAAGGATGACCCTATTAATTATacaataacatttttttaattcaatgcaAAATTACATGTCAAGGACTGTTGTTGTGTCAAATGGCACTGCCGTGGGTGCATTTGCTGGCTCTGATTGTATGCTAAGAATATACTGTTAGTAAccgttttatttaaattaattgtgTTTTCTTAGTCTTTGCTTTTTTGCATGTTAAATAACATAGTTATTCTTCTTTTATGGATTGATTGGTTTTGATTTTAATCAACCTAGCTTTGGTGTCAGGGTGGAAGTTAAGATGCAAGAACATTACAGGGTAGTTTTTTGTTTCACTTATCATAATAACTAGGATCTGAATCTGTTTGTTTTCCAGTTTCGATCATGTATAAACATGAACTAGGATTAATAACATGAACATCCAATTAAATGTGATACTTGGTAATGGTTCCCTTGGTTTCTAGATAGTGAATTGTCTGGATCATCAGATGTAAAGTTTTTGAAGGTTTAAATCTCTATGAAGTTCGGTAAaattgcagaagctgcatgagtTTTTGTGCACAATACTGTGCATTAGATTTAGAGGCCCATGAAAGTTACAAGGTGGCTAAAATGCTTTGGTTCTTTTGCCAGCTTTCTCACTGGAAGTCGAGCTGCTAAATTCAGCTATGGATATTCCAGTTTCAAGGGCAAAAGACCTTCAATGGAGGATTTCTATGAAACGAGGATATCTGAAGTTGATGGTCAGATGGTTGCCTTTTTTGGTGTTTTCGATGGTATGCCGTCATTTCTTTGCCTTTGTTGTCTCGACTTTGTTCATTACAAGATGTATTTTATGGTTTCAATTTGCACCTTTTTAAATACAGGGAAAAGGAACTCGAGCAGAATTAGGTGAGGGTGTGTATAGctgtttatgatttgatttagtTTCCCTTATTTTATCTTTGCACTATAGGTCATGGAGGTTCAAGAACTGCAGAGTATCTTAAAAACAACCTCTTCAAGAATTTGAGCACCCACCCTGATTTTATCAAGGACACAAAAACAGCTATAGGTATGAAGTTGGCGAAGTTTTCACATCACTGTATGATGAGGAGTTCCATGATTTTGTTGGTACATGTGTATTTGTTTATGGCAATGTTACTATTGCAGTTGAAACATTTAAACAAACTGATGCTGATTACCTCAATGAAGAGAAAGGCCAGCAAAAAGATGCTGGCTCAACTGCTTCAACTGCTGTATTATTGGGTGACCGGCTGCTTGTTGCAAATGTTGGTGATTCTAGGGTGGTTGCTTCTAGAGCTGGATCAGGTTGCTTTCTTACCTGCTAATGTAGTCTAAGAATTTCTTTGGTTAGATCTTTGGAATGAAAAGCAATATATCAAAGAATATCAGAATGAAAATCTTCACGTCTGTGTCTCATATACTATCAAGTAATAGCTTGATGGCTGTCATGTGTTGGACATGCTATAACAGCCATTGACAGGTTTCGAAGGCTTTGTCTTAACTATTTCTCCTCCATTTAGAAGTACAAATATAAGGTTTTGGTTTAACTTATAAGATTAgcaatatatgaaaaaaaaggtTGAATTCTGTGGTGTTTAAACAGCTGATGATTTACTTTTGTGTTTCCTGCAGCTGTCCCTCTGTCAATTGATCACAAGCCTGATCGATCTGATGAACGCCTAAGGATTGAAGATGCCGGAGGTTTCATCATTTGGGCTGGTAATATGCCTTTCACAGTCTTTCATGTCCTCATCTTTTCAATCAGAATGCACTCTCTGTATGCTTGTATTGTCATGCTGATCTTTCCTCTATGAATAATGGTTTCTtgcattt contains the following coding sequences:
- the LOC107910408 gene encoding probable protein phosphatase 2C 11 codes for the protein MISSRDPHALFSGGGISFLTGSRAAKFSYGYSSFKGKRPSMEDFYETRISEVDGQMVAFFGVFDGHGGSRTAEYLKNNLFKNLSTHPDFIKDTKTAIVETFKQTDADYLNEEKGQQKDAGSTASTAVLLGDRLLVANVGDSRVVASRAGSAVPLSIDHKPDRSDERLRIEDAGGFIIWAGTWRVGGILAVSRAFGDKLLKPYVVAEPEIQEEEIDGVDFIIIASDGLWNVLSNEDAVALVQHITDAEAAARKLIKEAYALGSSDNITCVVVRFDSS